One genomic window of Quercus robur chromosome 6, dhQueRobu3.1, whole genome shotgun sequence includes the following:
- the LOC126733072 gene encoding MADS-box protein SVP, which produces MAREKIQIKKIDNATARQVTFSKRRRGLFKKAEELSVLCDADVALIIFSSTGKLFEYSSSSMKEILERHNLHSKNLEKLDQPSLELQLVENSNHSRLSKEIGEKSHQLRQMRGEELQGLNVEELQQLERSLESGLSRVIERKGEKIMKEINDLQRKGMQLMEENERLRQQVVDISNGRRHIGTESENLIAEEGQSSESVTNVCNSTGAPHDYESSDTSLKLGLPYSG; this is translated from the exons atggcgAGAGAGAAGATTCAGATCAAGAAGATTGACAACGCCACAGCTAGGCAAGTCACTTTCTCGAAGAGGCGAAGAGGGCTTTTTAAGAAAGCTGAGGAGCTATCCGTGCTTTGTGATGCTGATGTCGCTCTCATTATCTTTTCTTCTACTGGAAAGCTCTTTGAGTACTCCAGCTCAag CATGAAGGAAATACTAGAGAGACATAATTTGCACTCAAAGAACCTTGAGAAACTGGATCAACCATCTCTTGAGTTGCAG CTAGTAGAGAACAGCAACCACTCCAGATTGAGCAAGGAAATTGGAGAGAAAAGCCATCAGCTGAG GCAGATGAGAGGAGAGGAGCTTCAAGGATTAAATGTAGAAGAACTGCAGCAGCTAGAGAGGTCACTGGAATCTGGATTGAGCCGTGTGATAGAAAGAAAG GGTGAGAAGATTATGAAAGAGATAAATGATCTTCAAAGAAAG GGGATGCAATTGATGGAAGAGAATGAGCGATTAAGACAGCAA GTGGTAGATATATCTAATGGCCGAAGACACATTGGCACTGAGTCAGAGAATCTGATTGCTGAGGAAGGCCAGTCATCAGAGTCTGTCACTAATGTCTGCAACTCAACTGGTGCCCCTCATGACTATGAAAGCTCAGATACATCCCTCAAGTTAGG GCTACCCTACTCTGGGTGA
- the LOC126689933 gene encoding uncharacterized protein LOC126689933: MEMRWFNGLRANSIDSFKKLTQAFDTRFITCSRVPWPLGSLLSMSIREGETLKAYSDRYWEMFNEIEGDYNDVAISTFKAGLLAEHDLRKSLTGKPVTSVRQLMDRIDKYRRVEEDQLQGKEKANVIPQERRDFRSDWYNNNRPWKDFVGQSGSTNTQVVNTVFREPV, from the coding sequence ATGgagatgaggtggttcaacggtTTAAGGGCGAACTCTATTGACTCTTTTAAGAAACTCACCCAGGCTTTTGATACTCGCTTTATTACTTGTAGCAGGGTTCCTTGGCCTTTGGGATCCTTATTGTCTATGTCCATACGAGAGGGTGAGACTCTGAAGGCTTATTcagatagatattgggagatgtttaACGAAATAGAAGGAGATTACAATGATGTGGCCATTAGCACTTTTAAGGCTGGTCTTTTAGCCGAGcatgatttaaggaaatctctaaCTGGTAAACCTGTTACTAGTGTACGCCAACTGATGGATCGGATTGACAAGTAcagaagagtagaagaagaccaactacAGGGGAAAGAAAAGGCTAATgtgatccctcaggagaggagggatttcaggtcggactgGTATAATAATAATCGACCTTGGAAAGACTTTGTTGGGCAGTCAGGATCTACCAACACCCAGGTGGTTAACACTGTGTTTCGAGAGCCAGTGTAA
- the LOC126689934 gene encoding uncharacterized protein LOC126689934 has product MSGDPMRRNQNLYCHYHQDHGHITEDCRNLWDHLDQLVRKGKLKQLLHHSSGRGNQAGSELRGDASLRLPFGTINVIFAVLGRTGSCPSRVMSVSCYPAEESSSMPKRAKMGIPLVLSFSDEDKVGTIQPHDDALMVTLRIGGYDVKRVMIDQGSAADIMYPDLYRGLNLKPENLTAYSSPLVSFEGKMVVPKG; this is encoded by the coding sequence atgtcAGGAGATCCTATGAGGCGCAACCAGAACctttattgccactatcatcaggatcatggaCACATAACTGAGGATTGCAGAAACTTGTGGGACCATTTGGACCAATTAGTCCGAAAAGGGAAGTTGAAacaactcttgcatcattccagtggtcGGGGAAATCAAGCGGGTTCAGAGCTTCGGGGAGATGCTTCTTTGAGACTCCCCTTTGGCACAATAAACGTTATTTTTGCTGTCCTGGGGAGGACCGGATCTTGTCCTTCCAGAGTAATGTCAGTATCCTGTTATCCGGCCGAGGAGTCTAGTTCAATGCCTAAGAGAGCTAAGATGGGCATCCCATTAGTGTTAAGTTTTTCAGATGAGGACAAagttggaaccatacagccccatgatgatgctcttaTGGTTACGTTGAGAATTGGTGGAtacgatgtgaaaagggtgatgattgacCAAGGCAGTGCTGCTGAcataatgtaccctgacttgTATAGGGGGCTAAATTTGAAACCTGAAAACTTAACAGCCTACAGTTCTCCTTTAGTGAGTTTTGAGGGTAAAATGGTTGTCCCAAAAGGTTAA